In a genomic window of Gossypium arboreum isolate Shixiya-1 chromosome 7, ASM2569848v2, whole genome shotgun sequence:
- the LOC108469166 gene encoding transmembrane ascorbate ferrireductase 2 translates to MCVSSDTEMGVPVIKFPIFMVVRGLGIVTTAILFIWTVHYRGGLALISDNKDLIFNVHPVLMVIGLVLLNGEAMLAYKTVPGTKSFKKLVHLTVQCLAFILSTIGVWAALKFHNDKGIENFYSLHSWLGIACLFLFGIQWAAGFATFWYPGGSRNSRAALLPWHVFFGMYTYALAVATATTGILEKLTFLQTNRVISRYSMEALLVNSLGILIVVLGGLVILATLTPVNGKSDVHRGLVE, encoded by the exons ATGTGTGTTTCTTCTGATACAGAAATGGGGGTTCCGGTGATCAAATTTCCAATCTTTATGGTGGTTAGAGGATTGGGAATAGTAACAACAGCTATTCTTTTCATATGGACTGTTCATTACAGAGGAGGATTGGCTCTCATCTCTGATAACAAAGATCTCATCTTTAAT GTCCATCCTGTTTTAATGGTCATTGGATTAGTGCTCTTAAATGGTGAAG CCATGCTGGCATACAAGACTGTTCCTGGGACAAAAAGCTTCAAAAAGTTAGTTCATCTTACAGTTCAGTGTCTTGCTTTTATTCTGAGTACTATTGGTGTATGGGCTGCTTTGAAGTTTCACAACGATAAGGGCATTGAAAACTTTTACAGTCTACACTCATGGTTGGGCATAGCTTGCCTTTTCTTATTTGGCATCCAG TGGGCTGCTGGATTCGCAACTTTTTGGTACCCAGGTGGCTCAAGAAACAGCAGAGCTGCATTGTTGCCCTGGCATGTGTTCTTCGGGATGTATACGTATGCACTTGCTGTTGCTACTGCTACTACGGGTATCTTAGAAAAGCTTACATTTCTCCAAACAAACCGGGTAATATCACGCTACTCTATGGAGGCATTGCTAGTGAACTCATTGGGTATTTTGATTGTTGTGCTGGGTGGGTTAGTGATTCTGGCCACACTCACTCCTGTGAATGGCAAAAGTGATGTCCACAGGGGACTAGTGGAATGA
- the LOC108458885 gene encoding LEAF RUST 10 DISEASE-RESISTANCE LOCUS RECEPTOR-LIKE PROTEIN KINASE-like 2.5 isoform X1: MATSVGLSRVLTHRMRLMESLTITGMSFSSYKSRMLLLSCLFEGTSPIVGVVAMFISFQILVCMCSTDTRNAPECNKPFNCGIVKEISYPFRQKGSPAYCGKSGFELFCEGGNPMITISSRTYQLLVYNTTLRSLTLEPMSNTDSVLCPRRLVNTSLNLSPFRALWNTQNISLYYGCPIEANQYQGLTNHQFNCSMNGTDTVGYYLVPTAFPDLSVEAKDALRSCRSNVLVPAFASILRVLEHGPSQAYLNVTLQNGFGVEWDDDSISGSSDGFTPKFKLALGLGVAGAVVFVVVIMTVTFRIKNETLSRGILLKLQRGKRKQWERIEAYILQYGAELAPKRYSYSDIKRITKSFKDELGQGGFGTVYKGALSDGRLVAVKVLNEAKGSGDEFINEVASISRTSHVNVVAFVGFCYEISIRALIYEFMPNGSLDKFICHRESPDKPGQLEVKTLYNIAIGIARGLEYLHQGCNTRILHFDIKPHNILLDEKFCPKISDFGLAKLCERKDSIISTISARGTIGYIAPEVFCRSFGGVSHKSDVYSYGMMVLEMVGEKENIHSQTSNSNFPVWIYNRLKEGADLNLEGMTAENEELTRKMIIVSLWCIQSNPSDRPSMTKVIEMLQGSIEALTIPPTPFLFSPPRSPENTFTTSFFAPSIQTEYSAFISTTSV; encoded by the exons ATGGCAACCTCTGTGGGCCTTTCTCGTGTACTAACGCATAGAATGAGGTTGATGGAATCTCTAACAATAACTGGTATGAGTTTTTCTTCTTACAAGTCAAGGATGTTGCTTCTTAGCTGCTTGTTTGAGG GAACTTCCCCCATTGTTGGAGTAGTTGCAATGTTTATTTCCTTCCAGATTCTGGTGTGTATGTGCAGCACTGACACTAGGAATGCCCCTGAATGTAACAAACCATTCAACTGCGGAATCGTCAAAGAGATAAGCTATCCGTTCCGGCAAAAGGGTAGCCCGGCGTATTGCGGGAAATCGGGATTTGAGTTGTTTTGTGAGGGTGGTAATCCCATGATTACAATCAGTTCACGGACTTACCAACTTCTGGTATACAATACCACCCTCAGATCTCTCACTCTTGAACCTATGTCTAAtacggatagtgtgctttgtccTCGCCGCCTTGTCAACACCTCTTTGAATCTCAGCCCTTTCCGCGCTCTTTGGAATACCCAGAACATATCACTCTATTACGGTTGCCCCATCGAGGCCAATCAGTACCAAGGCCTTACTAATCATCAGTTCAATTGCAGCATGAATGGAACTGATACTGTCGGCTACTACCTTGTTCCAACTGCCTTTCCTGACCTCTCCGTTGAAGCAAAGGATGCTTTGAGATCATGTCGGAGCAATGTTCTTGTCCCAGCCTTCGCTTCGATATTAAGGGTTTTGGAGCACGGTCCAAGTCAAGCTTATCTGAATGTGACCCTTCAAAATGGCTTTGGAGTGGAATGGGATGATGATTCCATCTCGG GGTCATCAGATGGTTTCACTCCAAAGTTCAAATTAGCCTTAG GCTTGGGAGTGGCTGGGGCTGTTGTTTTTGTAGTCGTCATTATGACAGTAACTTTCCGGATTAAGAACGAGACGTTGTCGAGAGGTATTTTATTGAAGTTGCAACGAGGAAAAAGGAAGCAATGGGAAAGGATCGAGGCATACATTTTGCAGTATGGTGCCGAACTTGCTCCCAAGCGATATTCATATTCAGACATCAAGAGAATAACCAAGTCGTTCAAAGACGAACTAGGTCAAGGTGGATTCGGAACTGTATATAAAGGTGCATTATCCGATGGTCGACTTGTTGCCGTTAAAGTCCTAAATGAAGCCAAGGGAAGTGGAGATGAATTTATAAATGAAGTGGCTAGCATTAGCAGGACTTCCCATGTTAATGTAGTGGCATTTGTAGGTTTCTGCTATGAGATATCAATAAGAGCTCTAATCTACGAATTCATGCCGAATGGATCATTGGATAAGTTCATCTGTCATCGAGAATCTCCTGATAAACCTGGACAGTTAGAAGTGAAAACATTGTATAACATCGCAATTGGAATAGCCAGAGGATTGGAATACTTGCATCAAGGTTGTAATACAAGGATTCTACACTTCGACATAAAACCTCACAATATCCTTCTAGATGAAAAGTTTTGTCCTAAAATTTCAGATTTCGGACTTGCTAAACTATGTGAGCGGAAAGATAGTATCATTTCCACGATAAGTGCTAGAGGAACTATCGGATACATTGCTCCAGAAGTATTCTGCAGGAGCTTTGGAGGAGTCTCCCACAAGTCCGATGTTTACAGCTATGGGATGATGGTCCTCGAAATGGTCGGAGAAAAAGAAAACATTCATAGTCAGACTAGTAACTCGAATTTTCCGGTATGGATTTACAACCGTCTTAAAGAAGGAGCAGATTTGAACCTGGAAGGAATGACAGCTGAAAATGAAGAACTAACTAGAAAGATGATCATAGTGAGTTTGTGGTGCATTCAAAGTAATCCGTCGGATCGACCATCGATGACTAAAGTTATAGAAATGTTGCAAGGAAGCATTGAAGCTCTGACGATTCCGCCAACGCCGTTCCTGTTTTCTCCTCCAAGATCACCGGAAAACACCTTCACAACATCATTTTTTGCACCATCCATTCAGACGGAGTACAGTGCATTTATTTCAACTACCAGTGTATAA
- the LOC108458885 gene encoding LEAF RUST 10 DISEASE-RESISTANCE LOCUS RECEPTOR-LIKE PROTEIN KINASE-like 2.5 isoform X2 yields the protein MATSVGLSRVLTHRMRLMESLTITGTSPIVGVVAMFISFQILVCMCSTDTRNAPECNKPFNCGIVKEISYPFRQKGSPAYCGKSGFELFCEGGNPMITISSRTYQLLVYNTTLRSLTLEPMSNTDSVLCPRRLVNTSLNLSPFRALWNTQNISLYYGCPIEANQYQGLTNHQFNCSMNGTDTVGYYLVPTAFPDLSVEAKDALRSCRSNVLVPAFASILRVLEHGPSQAYLNVTLQNGFGVEWDDDSISGSSDGFTPKFKLALGLGVAGAVVFVVVIMTVTFRIKNETLSRGILLKLQRGKRKQWERIEAYILQYGAELAPKRYSYSDIKRITKSFKDELGQGGFGTVYKGALSDGRLVAVKVLNEAKGSGDEFINEVASISRTSHVNVVAFVGFCYEISIRALIYEFMPNGSLDKFICHRESPDKPGQLEVKTLYNIAIGIARGLEYLHQGCNTRILHFDIKPHNILLDEKFCPKISDFGLAKLCERKDSIISTISARGTIGYIAPEVFCRSFGGVSHKSDVYSYGMMVLEMVGEKENIHSQTSNSNFPVWIYNRLKEGADLNLEGMTAENEELTRKMIIVSLWCIQSNPSDRPSMTKVIEMLQGSIEALTIPPTPFLFSPPRSPENTFTTSFFAPSIQTEYSAFISTTSV from the exons ATGGCAACCTCTGTGGGCCTTTCTCGTGTACTAACGCATAGAATGAGGTTGATGGAATCTCTAACAATAACTG GAACTTCCCCCATTGTTGGAGTAGTTGCAATGTTTATTTCCTTCCAGATTCTGGTGTGTATGTGCAGCACTGACACTAGGAATGCCCCTGAATGTAACAAACCATTCAACTGCGGAATCGTCAAAGAGATAAGCTATCCGTTCCGGCAAAAGGGTAGCCCGGCGTATTGCGGGAAATCGGGATTTGAGTTGTTTTGTGAGGGTGGTAATCCCATGATTACAATCAGTTCACGGACTTACCAACTTCTGGTATACAATACCACCCTCAGATCTCTCACTCTTGAACCTATGTCTAAtacggatagtgtgctttgtccTCGCCGCCTTGTCAACACCTCTTTGAATCTCAGCCCTTTCCGCGCTCTTTGGAATACCCAGAACATATCACTCTATTACGGTTGCCCCATCGAGGCCAATCAGTACCAAGGCCTTACTAATCATCAGTTCAATTGCAGCATGAATGGAACTGATACTGTCGGCTACTACCTTGTTCCAACTGCCTTTCCTGACCTCTCCGTTGAAGCAAAGGATGCTTTGAGATCATGTCGGAGCAATGTTCTTGTCCCAGCCTTCGCTTCGATATTAAGGGTTTTGGAGCACGGTCCAAGTCAAGCTTATCTGAATGTGACCCTTCAAAATGGCTTTGGAGTGGAATGGGATGATGATTCCATCTCGG GGTCATCAGATGGTTTCACTCCAAAGTTCAAATTAGCCTTAG GCTTGGGAGTGGCTGGGGCTGTTGTTTTTGTAGTCGTCATTATGACAGTAACTTTCCGGATTAAGAACGAGACGTTGTCGAGAGGTATTTTATTGAAGTTGCAACGAGGAAAAAGGAAGCAATGGGAAAGGATCGAGGCATACATTTTGCAGTATGGTGCCGAACTTGCTCCCAAGCGATATTCATATTCAGACATCAAGAGAATAACCAAGTCGTTCAAAGACGAACTAGGTCAAGGTGGATTCGGAACTGTATATAAAGGTGCATTATCCGATGGTCGACTTGTTGCCGTTAAAGTCCTAAATGAAGCCAAGGGAAGTGGAGATGAATTTATAAATGAAGTGGCTAGCATTAGCAGGACTTCCCATGTTAATGTAGTGGCATTTGTAGGTTTCTGCTATGAGATATCAATAAGAGCTCTAATCTACGAATTCATGCCGAATGGATCATTGGATAAGTTCATCTGTCATCGAGAATCTCCTGATAAACCTGGACAGTTAGAAGTGAAAACATTGTATAACATCGCAATTGGAATAGCCAGAGGATTGGAATACTTGCATCAAGGTTGTAATACAAGGATTCTACACTTCGACATAAAACCTCACAATATCCTTCTAGATGAAAAGTTTTGTCCTAAAATTTCAGATTTCGGACTTGCTAAACTATGTGAGCGGAAAGATAGTATCATTTCCACGATAAGTGCTAGAGGAACTATCGGATACATTGCTCCAGAAGTATTCTGCAGGAGCTTTGGAGGAGTCTCCCACAAGTCCGATGTTTACAGCTATGGGATGATGGTCCTCGAAATGGTCGGAGAAAAAGAAAACATTCATAGTCAGACTAGTAACTCGAATTTTCCGGTATGGATTTACAACCGTCTTAAAGAAGGAGCAGATTTGAACCTGGAAGGAATGACAGCTGAAAATGAAGAACTAACTAGAAAGATGATCATAGTGAGTTTGTGGTGCATTCAAAGTAATCCGTCGGATCGACCATCGATGACTAAAGTTATAGAAATGTTGCAAGGAAGCATTGAAGCTCTGACGATTCCGCCAACGCCGTTCCTGTTTTCTCCTCCAAGATCACCGGAAAACACCTTCACAACATCATTTTTTGCACCATCCATTCAGACGGAGTACAGTGCATTTATTTCAACTACCAGTGTATAA
- the LOC108458885 gene encoding LEAF RUST 10 DISEASE-RESISTANCE LOCUS RECEPTOR-LIKE PROTEIN KINASE-like 2.5 isoform X3: MFISFQILVCMCSTDTRNAPECNKPFNCGIVKEISYPFRQKGSPAYCGKSGFELFCEGGNPMITISSRTYQLLVYNTTLRSLTLEPMSNTDSVLCPRRLVNTSLNLSPFRALWNTQNISLYYGCPIEANQYQGLTNHQFNCSMNGTDTVGYYLVPTAFPDLSVEAKDALRSCRSNVLVPAFASILRVLEHGPSQAYLNVTLQNGFGVEWDDDSISGSSDGFTPKFKLALGLGVAGAVVFVVVIMTVTFRIKNETLSRGILLKLQRGKRKQWERIEAYILQYGAELAPKRYSYSDIKRITKSFKDELGQGGFGTVYKGALSDGRLVAVKVLNEAKGSGDEFINEVASISRTSHVNVVAFVGFCYEISIRALIYEFMPNGSLDKFICHRESPDKPGQLEVKTLYNIAIGIARGLEYLHQGCNTRILHFDIKPHNILLDEKFCPKISDFGLAKLCERKDSIISTISARGTIGYIAPEVFCRSFGGVSHKSDVYSYGMMVLEMVGEKENIHSQTSNSNFPVWIYNRLKEGADLNLEGMTAENEELTRKMIIVSLWCIQSNPSDRPSMTKVIEMLQGSIEALTIPPTPFLFSPPRSPENTFTTSFFAPSIQTEYSAFISTTSV; this comes from the exons ATGTTTATTTCCTTCCAGATTCTGGTGTGTATGTGCAGCACTGACACTAGGAATGCCCCTGAATGTAACAAACCATTCAACTGCGGAATCGTCAAAGAGATAAGCTATCCGTTCCGGCAAAAGGGTAGCCCGGCGTATTGCGGGAAATCGGGATTTGAGTTGTTTTGTGAGGGTGGTAATCCCATGATTACAATCAGTTCACGGACTTACCAACTTCTGGTATACAATACCACCCTCAGATCTCTCACTCTTGAACCTATGTCTAAtacggatagtgtgctttgtccTCGCCGCCTTGTCAACACCTCTTTGAATCTCAGCCCTTTCCGCGCTCTTTGGAATACCCAGAACATATCACTCTATTACGGTTGCCCCATCGAGGCCAATCAGTACCAAGGCCTTACTAATCATCAGTTCAATTGCAGCATGAATGGAACTGATACTGTCGGCTACTACCTTGTTCCAACTGCCTTTCCTGACCTCTCCGTTGAAGCAAAGGATGCTTTGAGATCATGTCGGAGCAATGTTCTTGTCCCAGCCTTCGCTTCGATATTAAGGGTTTTGGAGCACGGTCCAAGTCAAGCTTATCTGAATGTGACCCTTCAAAATGGCTTTGGAGTGGAATGGGATGATGATTCCATCTCGG GGTCATCAGATGGTTTCACTCCAAAGTTCAAATTAGCCTTAG GCTTGGGAGTGGCTGGGGCTGTTGTTTTTGTAGTCGTCATTATGACAGTAACTTTCCGGATTAAGAACGAGACGTTGTCGAGAGGTATTTTATTGAAGTTGCAACGAGGAAAAAGGAAGCAATGGGAAAGGATCGAGGCATACATTTTGCAGTATGGTGCCGAACTTGCTCCCAAGCGATATTCATATTCAGACATCAAGAGAATAACCAAGTCGTTCAAAGACGAACTAGGTCAAGGTGGATTCGGAACTGTATATAAAGGTGCATTATCCGATGGTCGACTTGTTGCCGTTAAAGTCCTAAATGAAGCCAAGGGAAGTGGAGATGAATTTATAAATGAAGTGGCTAGCATTAGCAGGACTTCCCATGTTAATGTAGTGGCATTTGTAGGTTTCTGCTATGAGATATCAATAAGAGCTCTAATCTACGAATTCATGCCGAATGGATCATTGGATAAGTTCATCTGTCATCGAGAATCTCCTGATAAACCTGGACAGTTAGAAGTGAAAACATTGTATAACATCGCAATTGGAATAGCCAGAGGATTGGAATACTTGCATCAAGGTTGTAATACAAGGATTCTACACTTCGACATAAAACCTCACAATATCCTTCTAGATGAAAAGTTTTGTCCTAAAATTTCAGATTTCGGACTTGCTAAACTATGTGAGCGGAAAGATAGTATCATTTCCACGATAAGTGCTAGAGGAACTATCGGATACATTGCTCCAGAAGTATTCTGCAGGAGCTTTGGAGGAGTCTCCCACAAGTCCGATGTTTACAGCTATGGGATGATGGTCCTCGAAATGGTCGGAGAAAAAGAAAACATTCATAGTCAGACTAGTAACTCGAATTTTCCGGTATGGATTTACAACCGTCTTAAAGAAGGAGCAGATTTGAACCTGGAAGGAATGACAGCTGAAAATGAAGAACTAACTAGAAAGATGATCATAGTGAGTTTGTGGTGCATTCAAAGTAATCCGTCGGATCGACCATCGATGACTAAAGTTATAGAAATGTTGCAAGGAAGCATTGAAGCTCTGACGATTCCGCCAACGCCGTTCCTGTTTTCTCCTCCAAGATCACCGGAAAACACCTTCACAACATCATTTTTTGCACCATCCATTCAGACGGAGTACAGTGCATTTATTTCAACTACCAGTGTATAA
- the LOC108482866 gene encoding ammonium transporter 1 member 3-like — MEMSWEQSVTYSINTVYLLFSAYLVFVMQLGFAMLCAGSVRAKNAMNIMLTNVVDAVVGSISYYLFGFAFAFGDTSNPFIGTNFFALKDVPNTSFDYSFFLYQWAFAIAVAGITSGSIAERTQFSAYLVFSFFLSGFVYPVVAHWVWSSSGWLSASSTNPLFASGAIDFAGSGVVHMVGAVAGFWGALIEGPRVGRFDAFGKPVPMRGHNATLVVLGTFLLWFGWFGFNPGSFDKILVAYPSTTNQGNWTAIGRTAVTTTLAGSTAGIVTLFGRRLLVGHWDALDVCNGVLGGFVAITSGCAVVEPWAAIVCGFFSAWVLIGLNIVVTKLNFDDPLEATQLHGGCGAWGLIFTGLFAKEEFVIQAYEAGDTSVVRPYGLFMGGGWGLLGCQVIELLVILGWVSVTMGPIFYAQHRLGILRISTEEEIAGLDISSHGGYAYNTHQEENQPRFYADYMRMHDHS, encoded by the coding sequence ATGGAGATGTCTTGGGAGCAAAGTGTCACCTACTCTATCAACACTGTTTACCTTCTATTTTCTGCTTATTTAGTCTTTGTAATGCAGCTTGGCTTTGCCATGCTCTGTGCTGGTTCAGTCAGGGCCAAGAATGCCATGAATATTATGCTCACAAATGTTGTGGATGCTGTTGTTGGTAGCATCTCTTATTATCTCTTTGGTTTTGCCTTCGCATTTGGTGACACCTCCAACCCTTTCATTGGCACAAACTTCTTTGCCCTCAAAGATGTTCCTAATACCTCATTTGATTactctttctttctttatcaatGGGCTTTCGCCATTGCAGTTGCAGGGATTACCAGTGGGTCAATAGCTGAGAGGACCCAATTCAGTGCTTACCTGGTTTTCTCATTTTTCCTCAGTGGGTTCGTTTACCCTGTTGTGGCTCATTGGGTGTGGTCGTCTAGTGGGTGGCTCAGTGCCAGTTCAACCAATCCACTGTTTGCTTCTGGTGCTATTGATTTTGCAGGGAGTGGCGTGGTGCACATGGTAGGTGCGGTTGCTGGATTTTGGGGTGCTTTAATTGAAGGTCCAAGAGTGGGTAGGTTCGATGCTTTTGGCAAGCCTGTGCCAATGCGTGGCCATAATGCAACCCTAGTGGTTCTGGGGACATTTTTGTTGTGGTTCGGTTGGTTTGGGTTTAATCCAGGCTCATTCGATAAGATCCTCGTGGCCTATCCTAGTACAACCAATCAAGGTAATTGGACCGCAATTGGCCGAACAGCGGTTACAACCACACTAGCCGGATCAACGGCTGGAATTGTAACATTGTTCGGCCGAAGATTACTAGTGGGCCATTGGGATGCACTCGATGTATGCAACGGAGTGCTAGGGGGGTTTGTCGCGATAACATCGGGCTGCGCAGTCGTTGAGCCATGGGCCGCTATCGTTTGCGGTTTTTTCTCGGCCTGGGTCTTGATTGGGCTGAATATAGTGGTAACGAAACTGAACTTTGATGACCCATTAGAGGCTACCCAATTGCATGGGGGATGTGGTGCATGGGGTTTGATTTTTACTGGATTGTTTGCAAAAGAGGAGTTCGTGATTCAAGCCTATGAGGCAGGAGACACCAGTGTGGTGCGACCTTACGGGCTATTCATGGGTGGGGGCTGGGGACTGCTGGGGTGCCAAGTGATAGAGCTTTTGGTGATACTGGGTTGGGTTAGCGTCACAATGGGGCCTATATTCTATGCTCAGCATCGACTGGGGATATTGAGAATATCAACGGAAGAGGAAATTGCAGGATTGGATATTTCCAGCCATGGGGGATACGCTTATAATACACATCAGGAAGAAAATCAGCCTCGTTTTTATGCAGATTATATGAGAATGCATGATCACTCATAA